The Sulfolobus islandicus Y.N.15.51 sequence CCTTTTGTGGAGGATTTAGAAGGAAGTTGATTAATGAAGCTGGAATTAAAGTAGACGCAGATTACGTGGCAACTGGGCACAATTTAGACGATGAGGTGCAAACTATAATTATAAATTTGATAAGAGGAGACTTGTTGAGACTAATAAGATTAGGTGATAAGCCATTAATAGTAAGTAGTAAGTTTGTAATGAGAGTAAAGCCATTAAGAAAAATCTACGAGTGGGAGACAACAATCTATGCTCATCTCAAAGGATTTGAGTTTCAAGAAACTGAATGCCCATATATTTCTCAAAAACCAACTCTAAGGGCTAAGGTCAGAGAACTATTGTACAAGCTAGAGGAGAAAAAACCTGGAACATTACTGAGAATACTAGAACAGTTTGATGAGATTTCAGAGAAACTCAAAAAAGAGCACAGACTTACTAGTGAATTACCTAATTGTATAATATGTGGAGAACCCACTACGCCCGGAAGAACGATATGTAAAAATTGTGAATTACTAATCAGATCTGGTTTAATGCCTCAAGAATATCAAAAATACTTGCCTATATCATAAAGTCTCTCCTTTACGTTTTTCCTCTTATTTGCTACTATGGCCATGGAAAATAGTAAAGAAGATAATCTGTTCAGATAAACAATTATCCATTTATTGAAATTCAGTTCTTTAGAGTAAGCTACTGCATTTCTTTCAACCCTTCTAGAAACGCTTCTTGCTACATGCAAATATGAAGCCTCCTCAGAACCACCTGGTATTACAAATAACCTTACAGGACCACTTTCTTTCCTATATTCGACAGTTCTACTCTCTAACCACTTTACAGTCTCCTCATTTATTCTACCTCTATCTTGAATAATCTCCTCACCTAATACAAACAACTCAGTTTGAATACGCATGAGATCATTTTGCATATCTTCCCATTCTATTTTTGTTAATGCAAGACCTATGAAGGAGTTAAGCTCATCTATATCCCCTAATAGATTTACTAGAGGTGAATCTTTTCCTACTCTCTTAGATACTACATTGGTATTTCCATCGTCTCCAGTTCTGGTGAACATTAGTTAATATTTAAAAAAGACCTAGCTATATCATTTTTGGTGAAGTAAAATAAGCTCACAGTATAGGGACTTTATTGACTTTTTGAATAACGTTGCTCACAAGTGGCAGACTAAATGGGAGGAAGCTAAAGTTTATGAGTCTAACCCAAATTCTAATAGATCTAAATTTTTCACTACAGTTGCATTTCCTTATCCTAACAGCCCTTGGCATATAGGGCATGGAAGAACCTACGTCACTGGAGATATTTTAGCTAGATATAAACGAATGAGAGGATATAACGTATTATTCCCCATGGCATTTCACTACACCGGAACGCCTATAATGGCTATGGCTGACGCAATTGCAAAAGGAGATAAAGAGCTCATAGA is a genomic window containing:
- a CDS encoding TIGR00269 family protein, which translates into the protein MICDNCKTREAVVLQTHTGRKLCKECFIEDVRKRVKLEAQKQELVNSNKILLAVSGGKDSLVLADTLSQFINPSKLIAFNINEGIRGYNRSEDVKKLEEYLKDLGIELIKSGFKEEVGFSLDEMLQASLKRNLNVSACTFCGGFRRKLINEAGIKVDADYVATGHNLDDEVQTIIINLIRGDLLRLIRLGDKPLIVSSKFVMRVKPLRKIYEWETTIYAHLKGFEFQETECPYISQKPTLRAKVRELLYKLEEKKPGTLLRILEQFDEISEKLKKEHRLTSELPNCIICGEPTTPGRTICKNCELLIRSGLMPQEYQKYLPIS
- a CDS encoding cob(I)yrinic acid a,c-diamide adenosyltransferase, producing MFTRTGDDGNTNVVSKRVGKDSPLVNLLGDIDELNSFIGLALTKIEWEDMQNDLMRIQTELFVLGEEIIQDRGRINEETVKWLESRTVEYRKESGPVRLFVIPGGSEEASYLHVARSVSRRVERNAVAYSKELNFNKWIIVYLNRLSSLLFSMAIVANKRKNVKERLYDIGKYF